In Francisella orientalis FNO12, the sequence ACCTGCTACTAATATTTTCATAAGAGCTCCTAATGTCTCAATTTATACTTAGTATTATATTTATAATCTGGCTAAGTAACATTACAATTTCTTAATCTAGATTATGCTTACTTGAGAATAACGAACTATTGTGAAATTCTAATTATAGTAGCCTCCTTGCTGAAAATCATAATAAAAGTTACTAGCCATATTTTAACAGGTTAGTTTTAATAACAACAAAAAATAGAGATTTTTTCTATGTACTGGGTCGAAATACTATCGAGAATACAGTTTGCTTTTACAGTGAGCTTTCACATTTTATTTCCGGCCTTCAGTATTAGATTATCAACATTTTTGATGATCTTCGAAGCTCTATTGCTGATTACTAAAAATGATAAATACCTTTCTATAGTAAAATTCTGGATAAAGATATTTGCCCTCACATTTGGTATGGGTGTTGTATCAGGAATTGTAATGGAGTTCCAATTTGGTGCTAACTGAGCAGGCTTTGCAGAAAAAGTAGGTCCAGTGCTTGGATCACTCTTCACCTATGAAGTCCTTACAGCTTTCTTTATAGAAGCTGGGACATTAGGTATTATGATTTTTGGCTGGGGCAGGATAAACAAGTATATCCATTTTCTAGCTAACTTCACTATATTCGCTGGTGTGACATTATCAGCTTTTTGGATATTATCAGCTAATTCTTGGATACAAACTCCTGATAGCGTTAACTATATCAATGGTAAGTTTGAGATTTATAGTTGGTATCATGTAATCTTTAATCCTTCTGTGATTCCAAGATATATTCATATGCTTACGGCCGCATACTTAAGCACCCTAATGGTTATTCTAGGTGTTAGTACATACTACATTATCAAGGATAAACATCATAGCTTTGCTAAGACATGCATTAAATTTTCAATAGTTTCGATTTTAATCATTAGCGTAGGTCAACTTGCCGTAGGAGACGATGTAGGTATAGAAGTACATGAGCATCAACCGCTCAAGACAGCAGCTATAGAAGGCGTTTGGGATACGCAGAAAGGTGCTCCTTTTGTAGTCTTTGCATATCCTAGCGAATCACAAGAAAAGAACTTATTCTCTATAGAAATTCCTAAGCTTGCTTCATTGATAAATACTCATGAGTTAGATGGCGAGCTAATAGGTCTAAAATCTGTTCTAGAAAAAGATAGACCTGTAGTTGCCGTGGTATTCTATAGCTTTAGAATCATGGTGGGTATTGGTACACTGATGATACTGATGGGTGTGGTAGGAACTGTACTCTTAGCTAGAAAGAAACTACGTACTTCAAAATAGTTCCTAAGACTTTGTACGTTAACTACTCCACTAGGTTTTGTTGCTATAATTACCGGATGGTTCACAGCTGAATTTGGTAGACAGCCTTGGACTGTATATAACATATTAAGAACAGAATATTCTGTCAGTGATATTAACTTCTGGCAAGTGTTTAGTTCATTAGCCGCAATAATCATTGTTTACTTCGTTATCTTTGGATTCTTCTATTTTAGATACTTATTTAGAATTATAAATGGTGGTCCAAGCACTAGTGGTGAAGAAAGAATGCCATACTCATACTTTCAATCAGTTGAGATGACTACAGGCGAGGAGGAATAATTATGGACTTAGGATTAATTTGGTTATTTATAATTGCTTTTGCTCTACTACTGTATATTGTATTAGATGGATTTGCTCTAGGTATGGGATCACTATTTCCATTTTTTGATAATCATCAAAAAGATATCGCTATGAGTATATTATTACCAACTTGGGATGGTAATCAAACATGGCTAGTTTTTGCTTTGGCGTGCTTTTATGGCATATTCCCTATCGCATTTGCTTACATATTCCCTAAGATTTATTTATCTGCAATACTTTTGGTAGTTATGATACTCTTTAGAGGTATTTACTTTGAGTTTAGACTAAAGTCTCATAAAGGTATCAAAAACTGGGATAGACTTTTCTTTATATCTTCATTGACGGCAACTTTTCTGCAAGGCTACATAGTTGGAGAATTAATAGTAGGTTTCCCGCATAGTACTTTTTATGGTGTAGGCTTTTCTATTCTTACAGGTATTGCTTTAGTATTTGGTTATAGTTTACTTGGTGCAACTCGTCTTATACTGAAGACTGAGGGAGAGTTTTTTGATAAGGCTAAAAAACTAGCTAAATCATGTAGTATAGTACTTGTGATATTAATGTTACTTATTGGAGCAATTACTCCTATATATACTAAACTACCTTTAGATAGCTTCTATAAAATGATAGTCCTTGGTGCTCTTTTTATACTTACCATTATTAGTTTCTTAGTTCTTATCAAAGTAGTAGACTCTAAAAATCATGTTTTACCATATTGGTCAGCTGTGACAATATTCGTCTTCACTTATGCAAGTATGCTAGTACTAATATTCCCATACATCATTCCTTACCGCATCACATATAGTCAAGCACAAGCTAGTGATACCACACTACTGTTTACGCTCATTCCGGCTGTAATTATGATTCCATTACTGTTGTTATACACCGGCTATGCTTATTATATCTTCAGAGGAAAGACCAAAGAAAAACTAAGCTACTAGGAGAACTAATTTGAAAAGCTATAAAAATCTAGATATTTATCTCGCATATTTTGGATTAATACCTTTTGTTTTCTTCTCACTCTGTCTAATACTTGGTTATAGCGACTTTTTAATATTTGGCGATATAATTAAAGCTATCTCACTATATGGCGTAGTTATTGCATCATTTATGGCTGGAACCCATTGGGGCAGACAAATTAATTTAGAACCCAGCTCTACAAAAATATTTATACAGCTTACTAGTAATTTAAATGCAATAATTATTTGATTTGGATATCTAAACTTAGATCCCAAAGATTTTATATTATTACTTATAGCAGAATTTCTAGTATTACTTAAAGTCGATTACTACTTCTTTAAATTAGACCTTATTAGTTCAAAATATTTCAAATATATAAGACTACCAATAACACTATGCGTTGTTATTTTACTAGCAATTTCTTGGAGTCTTGTATGAAAGTGGCAATAATCGGTGCTGGTCTTGCTGGATTAACCGCTGCAAATATTCTAAAAGATTCGGTACAAATAACTATTTTTGAAAAATCTCGCGGAGTTAGTGGCAGAATGTCAACAAGATATGCTGACCCTTACTACTTTGATCATGGAGCTCAATATTTCACTGCTAAATCCCCAGAATTTAAAGAGTTCCTTAAACCAATGATAGATCAAGGCATAATCAAAAACTGGTAAGCTAATTTTGTTGAAATCAAAAACTCTAAGATAATAAATCAAAAATCTTAGGATAATGAATATAAACATTATGTTGGCTCTCCTAGAATGAATGCAATAGCTCAATACTTAGCTGAAGATCTAGATATATCTCTAAACACACGTGTTAGCTCTATCATTAAAGAAGATAAACTCTGGATTGTTAAAGATGATAACAATCAATTTTTAGGATGTTTTGACTGGATTATTTTTGCAATCCCATAAGACCAACTTAAAGATTTATTACCTCAAAACACTCCTTTTTATAACCAAATTAGCTCGATAAAAATGGATAGCTGCTTTTCATTGATGCTTGGTTATGATAGAGAAATTAGTCTAGATTTTGATGCTGCTCTAGTACATGATGAAATAATTAGTTGGATATCTGTCAATAGCTCAAAACCAGAACGTAATACCTCTAGCTGCTTAGTTATACACTCTGCAAATAAATGGGCTAATCAATATATTGATTGCGATCGTGAACAAATCCTAGAAACAATTTTTGAAAGAGCCAAAGAGATATTGGCCGTAGATCTAAATAAGCCAGAGTATAAAACACTACATGCTTGGCGCTATGCAAATATAGGTAAACAAAATACACCTAGTTACTTTATTGATACAAACCAGAATATCTCAGCATGTGGAGACTGGTGTATAAAGGGGCGTGTTGAATCTGCATTTACAAGTGCTTCAATATTAGCCAATCAGATTAAAAATCTATTATAATCAAAAAGAGTCGAATATTATTCGGAGCATACTCTATCTTACTACTATATATTTAGCGGCTTCTTCTGGAGTTATTGTTCATGCTTTAAGAAGATTTTCAATACTTTGCTCCATAGTAGCCATACCTTTTGCTATACCAGTCTGTAGTGCTGTATAGATTTGAGAAAGCTTGTTTTCTTTTATCATATTCCTTATACCTGTATTAGATATAAGAACTTCATACGCAGCTACACGACCTTCTCCTTTACGCTTAAGAAGACGCTAAGATATTACAATCTGTAAAGATTCTGCTAACATATTACACACTAGTTCCTGCTCAGCTGGTGGAAATACCGATATATCCCTATCCACAGTTTTAATCGCTGACATAGTATGCAATGCTCCTAATACTAGGTGACCTGTTTCAGCTGCCTCAAGAGCCAAACGTATTGTCTCTAAATCACGCATCTCTCCAACTAGGATACAATCTGGATCCTCCCTTAGTGCTGATTTTAAAGCAGCATTGAAGCTTTTAGTACCTTTTTAAACCTCACGCTGTTTGACTAAAGATCTTTGACTTGTATGCACAAATTCAACAGGGTCTTCAATAGTCAAAATATGAGAATCCTCTTTGTGGTTAATTTCGTTGACTAAAGCTGCTAAGGTACTACTTTTACCCGAACCTGTAGGCCCTGTGACAAAAATCAGTCCTCCTTGTTTAGCTTGGACATCCTTAAGAATCCATGGAGCTCAAAATTGATCTAGAGTAGGAATCGTATTTTCTAAACGACGAAATACCGCACCATAGCCACGATTATGAAAAAAAGCGTTAACCCTAAATCTTGCATCATTATCTTTATCATCGATCGAAAAATCACATTCATAAGTTTCTATAAGCTCATCTTTTTGATCATCTATCATAATCTCCAAGAGCACTTGTGAAATCATCTTATCATTTAATACAGGAGATGTTTCGATATCAATCAGGTCGCCATCGATTCTATATTTGGCTTTACACCCAGATGATAGATGCAAATCTGATGCTTTTTTTGCACACAAAGAGTTAGTAGTTTTCTTATCATATATAAAAACAAAATTAATAGTTATAATGAAACTTTATCACTATTAAAGAATAAAAAAATAGAGAACTAAATAATTTTCAGAGATTAATTATTTGAATAGTTTTTTAAAGAAATTAGCCATCTTTGAAAATGGGCAAGAAGACTCTGATGCATCTCCAGAACAGCTATTACTATCAGTATTTATTGAACTAGATTTTTTTTTTTGATTCATGATATCTTTAAGAACCGTTTGTAAAATACCACCATTCTTCAAGTAATCAACATCGACATCTGCATCTAGACGAGCTAATGCTTCAAATGTTGTAGTATGTGCAGTTTTTGGATGTACAGCTTCTACAACTACTCTCTGGCGAGGCTGAATATTGTTTAAATTCTTGATATTAAACATTTCTGAACCATCTAAATCTAGAGTCTTAGCATTTTGACCATCGACGTATTCAAGAGGTAATACACCCATACCTACAAGGTTAGATCTATGAATTCTTTCATAGCTCTCAGCTATAACAGCCTTAACACCTAGTAAGAATGTACCTTTAGCAGCCCAGTCACGTGATGAGCCAGTACCATACTCTTTACCAGCCAAGATTACTAAAGGAATATCTTTTTCCTTATATTTCATAGCTGCATTAAAAACATACTGTTGTGAACTATCAAGATGATACTTAGTATATCCGCCTTCAACATTATCTAAAAGTAAGTTACGGATACGGATATTAGCAAATGTACCTCTCATCATAACTTCATGGTTACCACGACGAGAACCATAAGAGTTGAAATCTTTTTTCTCAACACCATGAGATTTTAGATATTGCCCAGCAGGATACTCTTCTGGAATTGCACCAGCAGGTGAGATATGGTCTGTAGTTACAGAATCACCTAACATAAGTAGAGTTCTAGCTCCTTTGATATCTAAATCATCTTTGCCTTCCGCAAACTTCTCAAAGAAGTTTGGACATTGGATATAAGTAGAAGAACTATCAAACTCATAAAGCTTACCTTCAGGAGCATCAAGTTTTTGCCAATCTTCTGTTCCATCAAGTACAGTAGCATAAGCTTTTTCAAACATTGCTGAGTTGATTACATCAGACTGAATTGCAGCAATCTCTTCTGTAGTTGGCCAAATATCTGCTAAGTAAACACTATTACCTTCAGCATCTATCCCAATAGCATCTTCAACTGGATCAAAGTCAACTGTACCAGCTAAAGCATAAGCAACAACATGAATAGGAGAAGCTAAATAGTTCGCTTTAACATGAGGATTGATACGACCTTCAAAGTTACGGTTACCAGAACTTACAGAAGCTACTACAAGATCAGCTTCATTAATAGCTTCTACTACAGGCTCATCTAGAGGACCAGAGTTACCAATACAAGTAGTACAACCATACCCAACAAGGTTAAATCCTAAATTCTCAAGCTCTGGCAATAGATTTCCCTTTTCAAGATATTGAGTAACAACCTGAGATCCTGGAGCTAATGATGTTTTAACAAAAGGTTTAACTTTCAGACCTTTCTCATTTGCTTTCTTAGCCAGTAATCCAGCACCTAACAATAATGAAGGGTTAGATGTATTTGTACATGAAGTAATTGCCGCAATAGCAAGTGAGCCATGAGTGATTTTCTCACCAAGACCTTTTACTTCAGCTGACTTTTGTAATTGCTCATCAGTTAAACCAAAACCATGTAAACCTTGCTCATGAACTAAAGCTTCTTTGAATGCCTTTTTCATATCATAGAAAGCAACTCTATCTTGTGGACGCTTAGGACCAGCAAGGTTAGATTCAACTTCTGATAAATTAATTTCTACAATACTAGAGTATTCAGGTTCTTCTGCCGGATTTTCTCTAAATAATAATTGCTCTTTATACATATCACGCGCAACATCAACAAGTTCGCTACGATTTGTATTGTTAAAGAAGTCTAACGTGACTTCATCAACAGGGAAGAAACCAATAGTAGCACCATACTCTGGAGCCATGTTTGCGATAGTCGCTCTATCTGGTAGAGATAAACTCTCTAAGCCTTCACCATAATACTCAACGAATTTACCAACAACACCGTGCTTTCTAAGTACTTCAGTAATATCAAGTACTAAATCTGTTGCTGTAACACCAGTCTTTAGTTTACCAGTAAGCTTAACACCTACTACATCAGGTAGAACCATGTAATATGGTTGGCCAAGCATAACAGCTTCAGCTTCAATACCACCTACACCCCAACCTACTACACCAACACCATTGATCATAGTAGTATGTGAATCTGTACCCACTAATGTATCCGGATAAATAACATCTTCACCATCAACATTCTTAACCAATGCACCCTTTGCAAGATACTCAAGGTTTACTTGGTGAATAATACCCATTCCAGGCGGTACAACTATGAAATCATCAAATGCTTTCTGAGCCCATTTAAGTAAACTATATCTTTCACCATTTCTTTCAAATTCTTTAGCAACGTTTTGCGCTAAAGCCGTTTTTGTTCCATAGTAATCAACTTGTACAGAGTGGTCAATTACCATAGCTGTATCTACAAGAGGATTAATCTTATCAGCATCGCCACCAGCATCTTTGATAGCCTTTCTCATCGCTGCCAAATCAACTACAGCTGGTACACCTGTGAAGTCTTGCATCACTACTCTAGCTGGCATATGTGGAATTTCAGGTCTTGAGCTAGCTTTAGCGTCCCAATCTAAAACCTTATGCATATCATCTTCTTTTACTTTATATCCATCTATATTTCTTAGTTGGTTTTCAAGTAATACTCTGATAGAATAAGGAAGACGAGTTACATCTTTACCAAGCTCTTGAGAAAGTTTCTTTAAGCTATATAGAGAGTATTTCTTTCCTTTTTCCTCTATCTGTAGCTTAGTGATATTTTTAATATCAGACATGCTTTAACCTCCGTAGATACTAATTAATTTTTGCATAACACGCGCATATTTTAACCTGTTAATGAGTATTTGTATATAAAATATAATCTTTCAGCTATTTTGCATCACTTTAATAATGAAATATCAAGCTTACCTTTTTTGAAAGGTGGGCACCACAAATAGCTCGTATCAATAATCTTAGAAAATTTAAAGACTCCGTCAACAATACCATCACTACCACCGAGCATATTACCCATCTGTAAATTAAATGATCTAAATGATAATGCAAACGCAGAGAACATAAACCCTCCATTTAGATTATTATCTGACCAAGGCATTGATCTTCTTAGCAATTCTGCTTCCGGATCAAAGTTTTCTTTGGCAGATCTCTTAACATGAGCGAAGTCTTTCAAATCCTTAAATTGATGAGAATCATCTAGAGACCTACCTATACACTCTTCTTTAGCTGATTGACTTGCATTATTTAACCAATCAAAGTCATGTAACCATTGTTGAAGAACCCAAAAACTCGACCCTTCTAACTTACCTTCTGGTATTATTGATGATGGAACAATCTCTCCACCCTTAGGATTCTCAATACCATCTTCAAATCCTGATAAATCATACTTGCCATGATAGGTATAGCTAGACACTATTTTTTCTACAGTAAAGAAATCTTGCAATGCTTTTCTGATGTTTAGTGCATTATGAAATAGCTCTCCTCGATCATCTCCTCTTAGCCAAAGTACCAAGTCATAACCATCATTATCTGGCATTTTTTCATTATTAAATTTAGCTCTTTTGAAATTATCATCACTAGGAAGATCAAACATTTGCAAAAGATCTTTACCAAATCCAGCAACTACACTCTTACTATCAACAAACTTTTGTAATACCTTTAATCCAAACTTAACATCATTCTCTTTATTGATACTAAACATCATATATAAAGCAGATGATGGTAAGCCTTCAACAATTCCCAATTGATATTTAATTATTTCCACTGAACTTTCCCTTATAAAATTCTCTTTAATAGTTATAATATAAACAACTACTGTAAAACTCCACAAACTAATGTTAAAAAAACAATTATCTTACTTTATTATTATAGGTATATTAGCCTCAATAACTAACTTCATTATTGTATGGTTCTTGGTTGAACTTGATATTTTCAAGCCTATGGTAGCAAATTTTTTTGCATTTCTTATTGCTTTTAATGTCAGCTATTTTGGACATAGATTTTTGACATTCTCAACAACAACTCAATCACATAAAAAGGCTGCCACACAATTTTTCATTAATGTCATGATAGGTTTAGCTCTTAATGAAAGCATATATTATGTATTGCTTCATCTTTTACATATACAATATTTACTTGCACTATTTATAACAATGGGATTAGTTGCTGTATATACTTTTGTTGTTAGTAAATTTCTCATCTTTAAGGCATAAGATGTTTAATATAAACAAACAAATAGGAATATATATACACTTTCCTTGGTGTGTACGTAAATGCCCTTACTGTGATTTCAACTCACATGCAATCAAAGATGATACATACCTCTCACAAGATTATTACAAAAAACTAATTGCCGACTTTGATACTCATCTAAAAAATCTACAAGATAGAGAAGTTATAAGTATTTTTATAGGGGGCGGTACACCTTCTCTTTTTAAG encodes:
- the acnA gene encoding aconitate hydratase AcnA — its product is MSDIKNITKLQIEEKGKKYSLYSLKKLSQELGKDVTRLPYSIRVLLENQLRNIDGYKVKEDDMHKVLDWDAKASSRPEIPHMPARVVMQDFTGVPAVVDLAAMRKAIKDAGGDADKINPLVDTAMVIDHSVQVDYYGTKTALAQNVAKEFERNGERYSLLKWAQKAFDDFIVVPPGMGIIHQVNLEYLAKGALVKNVDGEDVIYPDTLVGTDSHTTMINGVGVVGWGVGGIEAEAVMLGQPYYMVLPDVVGVKLTGKLKTGVTATDLVLDITEVLRKHGVVGKFVEYYGEGLESLSLPDRATIANMAPEYGATIGFFPVDEVTLDFFNNTNRSELVDVARDMYKEQLLFRENPAEEPEYSSIVEINLSEVESNLAGPKRPQDRVAFYDMKKAFKEALVHEQGLHGFGLTDEQLQKSAEVKGLGEKITHGSLAIAAITSCTNTSNPSLLLGAGLLAKKANEKGLKVKPFVKTSLAPGSQVVTQYLEKGNLLPELENLGFNLVGYGCTTCIGNSGPLDEPVVEAINEADLVVASVSSGNRNFEGRINPHVKANYLASPIHVVAYALAGTVDFDPVEDAIGIDAEGNSVYLADIWPTTEEIAAIQSDVINSAMFEKAYATVLDGTEDWQKLDAPEGKLYEFDSSSTYIQCPNFFEKFAEGKDDLDIKGARTLLMLGDSVTTDHISPAGAIPEEYPAGQYLKSHGVEKKDFNSYGSRRGNHEVMMRGTFANIRIRNLLLDNVEGGYTKYHLDSSQQYVFNAAMKYKEKDIPLVILAGKEYGTGSSRDWAAKGTFLLGVKAVIAESYERIHRSNLVGMGVLPLEYVDGQNAKTLDLDGSEMFNIKNLNNIQPRQRVVVEAVHPKTAHTTTFEALARLDADVDVDYLKNGGILQTVLKDIMNQKKKSSSINTDSNSCSGDASESSCPFSKMANFFKKLFK
- a CDS encoding cytochrome d ubiquinol oxidase subunit II, which translates into the protein MDLGLIWLFIIAFALLLYIVLDGFALGMGSLFPFFDNHQKDIAMSILLPTWDGNQTWLVFALACFYGIFPIAFAYIFPKIYLSAILLVVMILFRGIYFEFRLKSHKGIKNWDRLFFISSLTATFLQGYIVGELIVGFPHSTFYGVGFSILTGIALVFGYSLLGATRLILKTEGEFFDKAKKLAKSCSIVLVILMLLIGAITPIYTKLPLDSFYKMIVLGALFILTIISFLVLIKVVDSKNHVLPYWSAVTIFVFTYASMLVLIFPYIIPYRITYSQAQASDTTLLFTLIPAVIMIPLLLLYTGYAYYIFRGKTKEKLSY
- a CDS encoding DUF3429 domain-containing protein gives rise to the protein MKSYKNLDIYLAYFGLIPFVFFSLCLILGYSDFLIFGDIIKAISLYGVVIASFMAGTHWGRQINLEPSSTKIFIQLTSNLNAIII
- a CDS encoding amine oxidase — protein: MDSCFSLMLGYDREISLDFDAALVHDEIISWISVNSSKPERNTSSCLVIHSANKWANQYIDCDREQILETIFERAKEILAVDLNKPEYKTLHAWRYANIGKQNTPSYFIDTNQNISACGDWCIKGRVESAFTSASILANQIKNLL
- a CDS encoding NAD(P)-binding protein, coding for MKVAIIGAGLAGLTAANILKDSVQITIFEKSRGVSGRMSTRYADPYYFDHGAQYFTAKSPEFKEFLKPMIDQGIIKNW
- a CDS encoding GtrA family protein, which translates into the protein MLKKQLSYFIIIGILASITNFIIVWFLVELDIFKPMVANFFAFLIAFNVSYFGHRFLTFSTTTQSHKKAATQFFINVMIGLALNESIYYVLLHLLHIQYLLALFITMGLVAVYTFVVSKFLIFKA
- a CDS encoding Dyp-type peroxidase — its product is MEIIKYQLGIVEGLPSSALYMMFSINKENDVKFGLKVLQKFVDSKSVVAGFGKDLLQMFDLPSDDNFKRAKFNNEKMPDNDGYDLVLWLRGDDRGELFHNALNIRKALQDFFTVEKIVSSYTYHGKYDLSGFEDGIENPKGGEIVPSSIIPEGKLEGSSFWVLQQWLHDFDWLNNASQSAKEECIGRSLDDSHQFKDLKDFAHVKRSAKENFDPEAELLRRSMPWSDNNLNGGFMFSAFALSFRSFNLQMGNMLGGSDGIVDGVFKFSKIIDTSYLWCPPFKKGKLDISLLK